The sequence caacttcatgtaattgttaataaaagcctttgacacagtTATGAAATGCTTGAAATTATACTTCAgtgttccatagtaacatctgacaaaatatctaaagacactgaagcagcaagctttgtggaaattaatatttttgTCATTCCTAAAacctttggccatgactgtatacCATTCGGTACCAGATAGTTACCAATGGTGTTGAATACTTTGCAGTACCTAAAGGTATCCATTGCTAGACACACAATTACATTATGATTTTCAGGTCCAATCTGGAAAAGGAATGTAAAATAGTGATTTATGCTCTGCCAGTGTTTGAAAATGTTGATGGGCACCTAATGGCTTCATAACCCTCACCGTATTAATAGAGCAGTTAATAGCCATTTCATATCTGCATACGTCACCTTATGACAACGACCGCAAGTTAATATTGTAGTTATGTCTTGCAATTGGTGTTTGCACTGCATTTGAATGTGATATGTATAGGTTATGAATGTCTTAGGAAGACATTATACAGGTACTTCATGGAAATTGTTACCACCATTTCTCACCAGGCTTTCCTGCGGAGGCTAGAGTCAGTAAGGCCTACCCGGGGCATGAAGAGGGCAGAGCAGCTGGCAGACTACCAGCGCCAGGCCGGATACCTGGGCATCGCCACCTCACTCTCTGCCATGGACAGATCGCCCTCCAAGATGGAGCGGTCCTCCAGCAGAACGTCACCAGGTCAACTCTCTGAAGAACTGATGCTCAATATCTCTCAATAGCCCAAAGACAATACTTATTTCTGTCATTCATTAAGAGCGACTGAATTGGCATCTTTTATTTTTGTTCTTTTGAAGGATCACTTTACTCAAAACATATTTTGGTATTTTTTCCATTAGTCCACTGTTAATATAATCCCATTTTTTTAGCATGTAATGTTTTCGAGATCATAAGCACTGAGCACTTCCACTGTAGCCAGGGCAAACAAATTTTCATATAAAAAATGAATCATAGCATTCACTAATTTTTACATGATGAAGTAGAATCATGATGAGAAATAATATTCAAATGTATATTCCTAAAACATAAGTTGGAAATGATATTGTTGCTGCTTCctgtattttttatatatactatatactgtagccGAGTGTCACCGGTTTTAAATGTCCAAATTCATAATCAATATGCTGAAATAAGTTGTGATATGTGAAGACTAAAACATATATATTACTCCCTACTGTATGCACACGTGTCACACTTGTGTTCAGATTACTTGTATTTTGATAAATTATCTGCTCACGCATAGGGCTGCTCACGGTGATTGTCAAACTAGCTgccagtctcacggtaattgaccattaattaacaAAACGCATGTAGCATCTTCTGGCTTCAACACATAAGCCTAcgagccactgatgcagacctttggagcaTCTACATTTtataaagtctaataaatccatgtaatatagcctacaccatcacaataaatccatgtaatatagcctacaccatcacaataaatccatgtaatatagcctacaccatcacaataaatccatgtaatatagcctacaccatcacaataaatccatgtaatatagcctacaccatcacaataaatccatgtaatatagcctacaccatcacaataaatccatgtaatatagcctacaccatcacaataaatccatgtaatatagcctacaccatcacaataaatccatgtaatatagcctacaccatcacaataaatccatgtaatatagcctacaccatcacaataaatccatgtaatatagcctacaccatcaacaataaatccattatttattttagacaggtctaaagaaacattatatGAAGAAAAAATagttatttcagaagaacagaatagcatactctgagttgtccttatgtatggtactgatctggctatgccatatggctgtgggctacactagttcatttagcagacaacatttgcttagaattccatggaattattttatagtatgaagaatacaattgaataaaataaaacatattttttccaAACGATTTGAGTGAATGCGCACATGTGGAAATCTGTGGTGAGCGATTGACAAAGAAACAgttactcctatatgcttaatttagagttatttatgtaactttagttgagctatatgttttgatttttaatacttTCTAAGGCGacatgatgcgactctaatgatgatttgaaaaaagttgcatgaaaggcatgagctctgcttagtttttttgtgcaggctgtacacactttatcaatctctctctttcacaatttgacaagcacttttgataatgcctcaaatttcccggcagcatcccctttgtgtggccgtacTGCATACTGTACTGAAAGTGGCTGCTGACATGCACCATTTTTCTTGTGAACAAATATTAAAATATAGTTTTTGAGTGATCTATCTGTGTTTAAAATGCACAAAATGATAACAAATTCTCACAGCTGTTTTTTTGTTTCCCTTTTTCCCACCCCACAAACGTCAAATGTGATGTGCTGTTGTACTCGAATGTACATAGCCCATATATTTTTACATTGAGGGAGTTAAATTTGGTAGAAGGTAGTACATCATAtgtgtagtataatatagtaatacTAGCATATAATtaatgtagtagtaatagtatgtaTATCAGTAGTACTATTGAcgcatgttgtcttgttgtttcATCATATGTGTAGTATAGTAATACTAGCATATAATtaatgtagtagtaatagtatgtaAATCAGTAGGACTATTGACacatgttgtcttgttgttttTTCTTCAGGAAAGAGCCCCAGGCCTGGCAGTACCAACCGCAACCACCATAGTGCCAGGGCATCATCTGCCATCGCTACAACCTCCACACCCCTACCCAGGCACGCCAGTACGGCAGCGTCCCGAGCAGCATGGTCCTGAGAGCTGTGCTCAGGGAGGAGCCCCATTCCCCAACTCCCCCACCCCTTCCAAGTCCTTACCTATAAGTGAATAGTTGCCCCTAAACattgatccaaggtcagtttgaCATTCTTCCCCCAGATGGTTAAGTTgaggttgttaggggtgtcccaCACAATGAAGGATCTGTGTCAGAGGTGTGCGAAGCCAGAAATTGGTCACACTTTGTCCAAACTAAATCTCCATTGTGCTCTGATCATGCACTTGTCCAGTGATTCTGTTTTAGCCCTCAATTCTAATAAATAAAGGGATCTGACACTGATTGTCTGTTTCCCAGATTTAGACTAAGCCTAAAATAACTTTCGATAATTGTTTTTCCTTGGAGCATACATTTTAGTCCAGGAGTAGTAGGCTTCATTTGGGTCCGAAAAACCAGTCCTATATGATGCAAGAAAGATGGTGTTGCCGTTATACAACAATTCTCATAAAACTGCTTCACTATTGCTTCCCAGGACCTACGGCTAGCTGCCATAAAGTATTGTGTACTGTTCTTCTGTTGTAATGGAAGATATAGCCTGGCTATAGCCTAGATATAGGTAATATGGTTCAACTATAAAAACAAATTAAAAAACATTCCTTTGTCAGCTTAGCAAGTGGTGCTTATCAATATGCTTAGTGAATAGAGTAAGCACTAAGTATTCCGTGCTGTATTTGCACTCTTGTGAAATATTTTCAAGTGGAACTTTTCTGTAATTGTTCTTACATTATCATGAATAATGAGAGAGATATATCTTTGTGGTCTGGTAAAGCTTTTTTTTAGAATATTATGGGAGAATTagtcatatatattttttattgtgatcCTGTGCAAATTTCTTGATGTTTTCCAATAAAGCTGCTTGTTGCGTGCACCAATCATGTCTGTCCGTGGTCAAATGAGCTCAAACAATGTCCACAGGACTTTTACACTTGTGGCAGCTGTCTTTTGTAGGCCAGTTAGCTGCATACCATCCACGTGGCAACAAAGACTGCCAATGCAGACACACTTAACGGGCAGCAAATCTGGCATGTTGTGGACAGGAATAATTATCACCCACAATGACATAAtgtcacacgcgcacacacacacgatggcTACAACAGTGGCAGGGGAAATAGACCAGTGATTGGCTGTGTCATGGTCAGAAGTCCTGACCCAGCACTATAAGTCATCAACAGAGGGAAAAAACAAGGAAAATATTAACCACTAGTTGTAATTAATTAGTACTATAAGCTTACTCAAATAAATTGTTTTTTGAGGATTGGCACAGGAAAAGTAATACATTTGTATGTTGGTAGTGGTATTGCAAACACCAAGTTTGTTGgccttttttgtattttttatgtaATTTATAGTAATGTGTATGTATAGCCTAGTAAAACCTAATGTTTGAGAAAATTGGAGTAATATTAGATTTGTATCTGTTATGTACATAGCAAATAATATGAAGCATGTCAGCTGATGAGGCACTGGGCTATATGATTCCCATCTAGCCTGGCTCCCAATAGAATGATGTCTATAGCCAACCCAAGAAAATGGGATGGATGATATTTCTAACCCTAAGTCCCCAAGTCAGACCATGGAACTAGTAACCCTGCCTAAATGttttgatgtattatgttatactgtatattatgttATATATTGTATATAATATTTCAATAAAACATATATGAAATATGAATGACAAAGGAATGCACCAAAGCAGAGTGCTTAGTaagtattttcatctttattaaaataAGTTAAATAATGTTTATTGTGGGACATGAGATATGACACAACACAGGAACATAAGGCCCTTGGAAGACAGCAGCTGCTGTGAAGAGTACATTCATTTGACTTActatgagagaaagaaagaactgAGGTGAGTGGATGAATCTTTGTTTGCAGTAGGCATGTAATTAAATGGAAAAATCCCTTTTCTGGACCAGTTTGACAGTCAACTGGCAGGCCTGGATGTGCGTTTATCTGTACATCTTGGGTAAGATATATACAGCTTTCAGAGTCGGTGCGTTCCTCACATGACCAAATACACTGGCGAGAAGGATAACTAGCAACCAACTCCTGGGCTGGCTCAATAGAATACACATATACCCCCGATAATTCACCCAAGCTGTTATCATTATATGATCCAATTAAGACATGTGGTGAAGGGTTTCCTATGGAGTTGTGAATGTTTATGTGTACTTCTTGATCTCGTCGTAGAGCACCAAGACGAAGGCGCCGCCCATGCCTCGGATCACGTTGGACCAGGCCCCCTTGAAGAAGGCTTTGCCTCCCTCATTCTTGGCGATCTTCTTCCAGCAGTCGATTGTGCCAGTGTACATGATGTCCGCTATTGAAATCGACACATTGATCATTAAAATGTgaaatataggcctactgtaggcAATTCAATGACAATTGCCATGCGTAATGTGCCgtgacctttattttactaggcaagtcagttaagaacatattcttatttactatGACGGTCATTCATTGATATGATTCAACGAGTAGGCCTACAACTAGCTCACCTGATTTACGTCCAGACTGCATCATCATACGACGTCTGACGGTGTCAAATGGGTATGAAATAATACCGGCAACTGCGGTGACGCTCTGGGCAATCATCCAGCTGATGAAGATGTGCGTGTTCTTGGGATCGGGCAGCATACCTAGACGATGACGCAGAGCAACATAATTGGGATTCTGAGCCTATTTTTTGTAAAATACAATACTTTAAACAACGTCCAATTGCAAACAGCTACTTATATGTATGATTTGACTTTAGCTCATGCTCCTCACCCTTGGCTGTGTCATAGACTCCGAAGTAAGCAGCTCTGTAGATGATGATGCCCTGGACAGACACGTTGAATCCCTGGTACAGGCCCTTGATACCGTCGGCTTTGTAGATTTTGCTGAGACAGCTGCCAAGACCGCTGAACTCTCTCTCAGCTCCACTTTTTCCGATGTCGGCCGCGAGCCTGGTCCTGGCGAAGTCAAGTGGGTAAACGAAGCAAAGAGAGGTGGCACCGGCCGCGCCACCGGATGCCAGGTTCCCGGCGAACCAACGCCAGAACTGTGTCTTCTGGTCCACTCCTCCAAGGAAGATCTTCTTGTACTTGTCCTTGAAAGCGAAGTTGAGGGCTTGGGTGGGGAAGTAACGAATCACATTGGCCAGGTTGCCTCTCCAGAAGGAGATAAAGCCTTGCTCTTTGGGAATCCTCCTGACGCAGTCCATGATGCCTTTGTACTGCATTTCCTTTGTGATTTGTTGGCTGGCATGTTGGACCTGTAGAGCAGAACAACAGAAGACAATTAATTTTTCAATTTAGCCTCAATTCAGTATGCAAAAAAACAACATGTCAATTGGATTTTATCATTGTAATTTAGGCCTACTTTGTATTACGCAACTGAAGTTTATATTTTTtacttatttgtatttatttatccattattcTACCAGGTAAGTTaactgagaacaagttctcatttgcagcaacgacctggggaaaagttacaggggagaggagggggatgaatgagccaattgtaaactggggattattaggtgaccgtgatagtttgagggccagattgggaatttagccaggacaccggggttaacacccctactcttacaataagtgccatgggatctttaatgacctcagagagtcaggaaacccgtttaacgtcccatctgaaagacggcaccctacacagggcagtgtccccaatcactgccctggggcgttgggatattttttttcgaccagaggaaagagtgcctcctactggccctcagaacaccacttccagcaagatctggtctcccatccaggaactgaccaggaccaactctgcttagcttcagaagcaaggcagcagtggtatgcagggtggtatgcttaTAGCAAGAGCGTAACAATATTGAGTTTTTTGTTGGGAAAATTCCTAATTCACTTTAATTCAATGATGCTCACGGGTTTGTAGGAATGCATGTGTGCAATTTTTGTTATAATGAGCTATTCTCAGCGCTGTTGTATACTGGCCAAAGCTTCATGTCACTTGAGCACAGTCTGAGTGTATTGGGTTGCATGCGTCTGGATAAATTTAGCTGTAGCCTAGGCCTAAACCAAATATCGCCGCTCTTATATCCAAATGATTATCGACATTATGGAATAATTCATTATCATCCTATTAATCGAAACAAAGCATTACGTGTACTTGAAATCAACATTAAAATATAAGAACGCATCAAATAAATTAACTTTTTGTTATTCAAAATAGTCATTTTTATTTTATGACCTGAAATTCATATGATTCGGTTTCTGTTCTGAATGAAAGGCCAAATCCTGAGTCCTATCGAATCCAATTAGAAAA comes from Oncorhynchus gorbuscha isolate QuinsamMale2020 ecotype Even-year linkage group LG24, OgorEven_v1.0, whole genome shotgun sequence and encodes:
- the slc25a4 gene encoding ADP/ATP translocase 1, producing the protein MSDAVVSFIKDFLAGGIAAAISKTAVAPIERVKLLLQVQHASQQITKEMQYKGIMDCVRRIPKEQGFISFWRGNLANVIRYFPTQALNFAFKDKYKKIFLGGVDQKTQFWRWFAGNLASGGAAGATSLCFVYPLDFARTRLAADIGKSGAEREFSGLGSCLSKIYKADGIKGLYQGFNVSVQGIIIYRAAYFGVYDTAKGMLPDPKNTHIFISWMIAQSVTAVAGIISYPFDTVRRRMMMQSGRKSADIMYTGTIDCWKKIAKNEGGKAFFKGAWSNVIRGMGGAFVLVLYDEIKKYT